The genomic window tgtatgttatgttatcttAAACCCCCAATATGTCAGGTGGTGCAACTGTCTGAACAAATGAACAGactatttaagtatttaaaatggtgtcttaataataaaaaattaaacactaAATACTCTAAACTGCAAACATGGCTCTTTTATTATGAATTGACAAGGTAATAACAGTATTCATGATAATGCATCATCCAGAGAACCCCAACTGATCCGCTGATTTCAAGTACGTGTAGGTTGGTACACTTTccatgtcaggtggtacaactaCAGTATATACATACAACTATTTGGTTGTACCACCTGACGcaaaaacagtcaaaaaatgaatttaaacagCCCCTCCCAAAAAATGCATTAcatcagttttgaaaagatttttgaagctttatttgtCAATGTCCCAAAtgtaagttattattattaggtgGCTGGTAGCATTATTAGGTAATACTTTTGAAAGGATGTGGGGATTAATTATTTTTGGGAATTGTTTGTGCATTTCCAAAAATATCCATGCATGAACATGCATTTGTCTTACACTCCGACAGGGACCTTGTTGATGAGGCGAAAGATTACCATCTGATGCCGGAGCGACGGCCGCACCTCCCAGCCTATAAGACCCGACAGAGATGTTGCACATCCATTGCAGGTTTAATCTATGCAGTCGGGGGCCTCAACAGTGCTGGTACCTCCTTCTTCGCACTGTCCTTTTAGAAAACACATGTTCTAGTTTCTGTCAAGTGTCAGTTTTTGATATCGAGTCAATGTTTTATGAACAGGTGACTCATTAAATGTCGTGGAGGTATTTGATCCAATTGGAAACTGTTGGGAGCGATGCCAACCTATGAGCACAGCCCGCAGTCGAGTGGGTGTTGCTGTTGTGAACGGGCTGCTTTATGCCATTGGTGGTTACGACGGTCAATCACGGCTTAGAACCGTGGAAGTTTACAACCCAGAAACTGACACATGGACCAAAGTTGCTAGCATGAACACTCAACGCAGGTAGGAAATTGTGAAATTTTGAGGGAAATACACCAATcgggcataacattatgaccactgacaggtgaagtgaataacactgattatctcttcatcacggcacctgttagtgggtgcaGGGGCGTAGCACCAAATTTTGGGCCCTGGGTACAAACCATCTTGCTGGGCCCCCGTACCAAATACCATAGTGATACCAATGGGAGGGGTAttgcatttttatcataataacacttaaaggtgcccaagaatgcttttttacaagatgtaatataagtctaaggtgtctcctgaatgtgtctgttaagtttcagctcaaaataccccatagatttttttaaattaatttttttaactgcctattttggggcatcattaactatacactgattttttcagcgcgccgcccctttaaatcgcgtgctccctgccacacgagctctccactatattacagcacatttacaaagttcacacagctaatataaccctcaaatggatctttacaagatgttcatcatgcatgctgtgtgcatacatcgaatcatgtgagtaaagtatttattttgatgtttacatttgattctctgagtttgaggctatgctttgtggctaacggctaatgctacactgttggagagatttataaagaatgaagttgtgtttatgcattatacagactgcaagtgtttaataatgaaaatagcgacggctcttgtctccgtgaattcagtaagaaacgatggtaactttaaccacatttaacagtacattagcaacatgctaacgaaacatttagaaagacaatttacaaatatcactaaaaatatcatcctatcatggatcatgtcagttattattgctctatctgccatttttcgctgttgttcttgcttgcttaccttgtctgtgcacagatccagacgtcaatactgcctttccttgtctaacgctcgaacatgggctggcatatatggaaatattgggggcgtacatattaatgatcccgactgttacgtaacagtcggtgttatgttgagatccgtgtgttttccggaagtcttttaaacaaatgagatttacataagaaagaggaagcaatggggtttgaaactcaatgtatgtcttttccatgtaggctactgaactcttgttattcaactatgccaaggtaaattcaatttttgattctagggcacctttaaaatgtaaacaaaataagcCACACtctgattaatatattttttgtctgaaACTGAAATATATGGCTTTAAATGGTTGCTAAAATATCCTTTATTGTCACAATACCTTTTTTAAAGTGTAGGCTAAGTACAAGTTAATTGCTGATTATttgtctgtttaaaataaatgcagactataGAATCACAGGGTACACTAACCGCCAAACTAAACATTCAGTCTTTgaattacgttttaaaataagtcattttcAATCATTAAGATGTGCATTAAACTGAGAACAATCCTGTACTTAATGTAAGAGCGTGCGCGAGCTAATTTGCATAACAATGCAGTAAAATAGGCGCTAACGATCTGTGTTTTCGCGGGTGTTAGATTTTGACAATGGAGggaaatatgcagtgttttcatgtAAACTTCTGACTCTGGGGAGAACTGCAGCAGAAGAGGAGACAAGCTGCTCAGCTGCCTGGagtggctgtgtgttgagctcCCAGCTCCGCCTCCGTCTGCTTCTCACTCCGTTATTTACTCAGAAATATTGTTTGCTCGCCATGTAGGGTGTGATACTATAAAGTATTGGTATATTATTCAAATAGAGTACGAACATAAATGTATGCTATTCTACCTGGAGTAGATATTTATGTTAAAACAATGTCAATGCTCTGATGCATTTGGAGCTCacctttcttttcaaaaaactgAGTGAGCAACTGCTTGCCCTCATTTGCCTTTCTCTCTTtaatcttcttttcttttcgtttttgaGCCCCTGATTTTCCTTTCTTAAGGAAAGACATGACTCTTCCCCTGTCTTCCTAGTTCATATCACGGCTAACTCTAGCTCCTGTCTCATTAACTGATTCACCGCAGGTCCGCAGCAGAAGCACCTGACTTGCGGGTCGTACCATTTACATTGATTCGAGAGGGGTGGTGGGGCCCTGCACagcatgaaaatgatttttttttataccaaaCCAGTGTCTAACTACAAGTTTAGTTTTGCACAAGAGCTTTTTTATTTGTACATAAATGCTATACAAATGTTAGTGTATGTATATGCATGTATAGAAAACTGACTTCTAAGGGGGCCCCCCCTGCCTCGGGCCCTGGGTACTCGGTACCCTTTACCCCCCCAGTCCGACGCCCCTGAGTGGGTGAgaattaggcagcaagtgaacattttgtcctcacagttgatgtgttagaagcaggtaaaatgggcaagcgtaagaatttgagcgagtttgacaaagACCatattgtgatggctagacaactgggtcagagcgtctccaaaactgcagctcttgtggggtgttcccggtctgcagtggtcagtatctatcaaaagtggccCAAGGAAGGAAcggggtcatgggcggccaaggctcattgatgcacgtggggagcgaaggcttgcCTGTGTgatccgatccaacagacgagctactgtagctcaaattgctcaagaagttaatgctggttctgatagaaaggtgtcagagtacatagtgcattacagtttgttgcgtatggggctgcatagcattggttcaggaatggtttgaggagcacaacaatgagtttgaggtgttgacttggcctccaaattccccagatctcaatccaatcgagaatctgtgggatgtgctgaacaaacaagtccgatccatggaggccccacctcgcaacttacaggacttaaaggatctgctgctaacatcttggtgcagataccacagcacaccttcagaggtctagtggagtccatgcctcaatgggtcagggctgttttggcagcaaaagggtgACCAACACAATATgaagaaggtggtcataatgttatgcctgattggtgtatatttaatatattttatttgaaaaaatattttgaagctaaattgaatttgaataattgaatttgcAAATATATAAGTACATGTGATCTATATATCTGATGCTTTTggtcttctcttttttctgcaTTAGTGCGATGGGAACAGTTGTTGTTGATGGTCATATATATGTCTGTGGTGGATATGATGGCAAGTCCTCTCTAAATTCAGTTGAGTGCTATTCCCCAGAGACTGACAGGTGAGTCATACATTCTTTAGATAATGTTTAGAAAATTATTTGGATCAATGTAGGGATGTCACGTGATTAATTTGTTAATAAAGTAATCAGCATTTTACGGAATGGAAAATAttttgttggaaaaaaaaacaaaaaacaaaagccTTTCAAAATACATATAACTGTGTGACAATAATGTTTggatcaaaaatatttttattacttaatactactaaaatacataatgttattttatatgtGTGCCCATCAGGCTGTATTATATTGCAAAAGAgactaataataatttatttttttatttaaattaatctttACTACCTTCTACCCTGCCTTATGATTGTTATTACACTTTTACGGCTGAATATTAAAATCTAATGCTTATTTAATATTGGCCGAACTATATTGAATTTGAAAGGTCCTATCATGCACTGTTCAATATTTGAGCACTGCTTTATGATAGAAAGTGTGAATGCAGCCTAAAAGACCTGCTTCTCTCTGTTATATCatttaataatgattttttatttgttaatataatattttatgtttaaaatagcaaattaatgtcattaatattatttgttctattaattataatttgtttctttgttcttcattttattGCTGGCTGATTATTTGAATAATTACTTGAAACAGAGTTTACTTATTACAttgcatgtttattttcataatttaatgtaatatattaatatttaatataaagtaaAGACATGTTCAGTAGCAGTGTTTGCTGTGGTTCTTTGGAATCAGAATGTGTCTGATTTTGTGTGTCTTGTGCTACCAGATGGACAATAGTGACAGAAATGAGCGCAAGCCGCAGTGCTGCTGGTGTTACTGTGTTTGAAGGCAGAATATATGTTTCAGGTGGTCATGATGGTCTACAGATCTTCAACACGGTAAGTGAACATCATAATTCTACTGACAGGATGTAAGTTACAAAATACAACGATATGTTAAAAGAATACTCCTTGTTGTTTCATGTCTCTGCCACTAGGTGGAGTACTATAACCAGCATACAGCATTATGGCACCCTGTTGCTCCCATGATAAACAAGCGCTGTCGGCATGGTGCTGCAGCCGTGGGCAGCAATCTGTATGTGGCTGGAGGTTATGACGGCTCTGCGTTCCTTAGTGGAGCAGAGGTTTACAGCTCAATAACAGATCAGTGGAGCCACCTTGTGGCCATGAACACTCGACGCAGCCGCATTTCTCTAGTGGCCAACTGCGGTCGACTCTATGCAGTGGGAGGTTATGACGGACAGTCCAATCTCAGCTCTTTGGAAATGTACGACCCAGAAATTAACCGCTGGACGTTTATGGCACCAATGGTTTGCCATGAGGGTGGGGTAGGGGTAGGCTGTATACCTTTACAGCCCACTTAACGCAACAGTCTCCCTCAGCCCTCCccccaaaaaatgtttttgtactgAGTAATCTAACAAAATGCACTCATGATCCTTGCTTCACATGTTTGCATCAGAGGTACCATTATTCAGGCTTTTATTCTTAGAAAAGCCTAACGCAGATATGCCAGTACACCTTTAATGGTGACATAATCCTGTTCTGTTCTTTTGACGACCAAATGTAAaattcattcatgcattcaaAGACATTCACAACAAATGGGCCGGACGTCTGCTAAAAAATGCACTTTTGCACTGTTAACAGATAGCGTGTATCGTGGGCCCATTTAAGCATCAGTTGTTGGATAATATCATCATGTACACAtataaatttgtcatttttattcctCTAAACTGGAAGCCAACTTAGATTTCTAGACAGGTGAAAGTTAACCACTGTTAACCCATGCCATAATTGGGAGAGTATAATCAAGTAGGTATGATTAATGAGGATAAAGCTGTTTTTAATTCTATTTTATCAAGATTTTTTCATACTTAGAAGTACTAATCGTATTTTATTTGGGATATTGCTCATAATGAATGTTGCAGATCATGATGGAAATTTAATGTGAGCGAATGACCGCTTATGTGTCTGCGCAAAACATCTGCTAGATGTGCCATGACTTTCCACTTTATATGAGAATATGTTTTGATTTCACCACTTTATTGACTTGAATTCTCCTAAATTTGAAAGAAAAGTTCAGTTTTTAGTGTGTAGATCTTTTCGATTTTGGGAATGCCGATCACCAGCTCTGTGTACTGGATGGATGGGTTGTGATGTGCCCATCTAATCccatttctttttcattttctctCATATTTTTGAGAATCAGCACACATACCAAAAAGAGGGAGCGTGAAATTGACATTAACTGACAAAGTTAGAGAGGACTCTTGTCAGAAATGTGCTTTCAGGATTATTCACTATGTTGAAGTTTGAGTGTTGGAGGTTTAAATAGAACGTTCCCTCGTGCTTTGTGcaaaaaaatgtccaaattatGGTTCATGACTGTATAGTTGttgtatacatttttaacttCAAATAACACATCTGAAATTAGGATTACTGACTGTGAATTTTTAACACGgtttatattttctttctcatatTACCAGTACTGCATTTCTCTgctgattttattttatgatttattttgtattaactTCCAATTGTGATGCAGTATTTCtacttttaatttattattagcTGTAATCGTTCTTCTTTTTGTAGCATTGCACATTGTAGTTTTTAAGTCACATAAATGCAAATCAAGTTTACGTTTTACAgaaatctaatatatatatatgaatcacattttctgtATGTGTTTGAATATATTCCTCAGCTACCTCCGTATGAGATGGGAGAGCTCAACAGGGACAAATATCGAGTCGGTCGCCCTGgtgtcttttaaaaacatttccatTTAACCTGAAGGAATGGCATTAACTGAGATCTTTTGTGTGGGACTAAAACATTCTTTTTCACATAATTCCTAAATGTCTTAAATAAACATTGATTTTATGGACACAATGCCGCCCTGTGCCGTAATTTTCCCTGTGACGCACGACAACTTTGGGTCACACCCTTTGAGTGGTGTTTTAATTGAACAGACGTGTGCCTGTTCACTGTTAGTATGAGAGTGAAGGATGACTGGGAACATGCAAAGAGCCCTGCTGCTGGTGTTGCTGCTCATCTCTGTGCTGAACTTCTCAGCTGCTTTTCCCATGGAGCCACTTCAGAAGGTATAATATATATGAATCTTCTTTTTAAATGGGAATAAACCCAAAACGTATCATTAAAACtgtttatattgaaaagaaTAACAATAACTGATGCTATGCATTTGTTGTTCATCTTGCAGACGCCTCTACTGGTCCAACCATCAGATCCACAGCCGTCAGAAAGTGTAACACTAGGAAACTCACAGGTGAGaattgtgttttgtgatgtgaCACAATCAGACTTATTTGTTCATATGAAGAATATTACAACTGTGCTGATGTTCATAGGACGTGAGGGTCAGCAGTCTTGGATTCCGTCTGAAAAGAGCGAATTCTGCTAACACAAAGAAACCGGCCCGTTACTGTGCTGGATGCTTCTCAGTTATTGGAGACCCAACAAGACCGGAGAAATGAAATCTGCTATATCCAAATTCAAATAATCATGTATACCTGCATAGTTCATATACCTAAACATGTATAACATCCAGTTTCTGTGGGAAAGGATAACTTGTTTTTAATCTGATTATGCACCtatattttagtatattatTTTAGACTGTCATTTCTTAaaattttgcacttttttttttttaaatataaaacattcaaTACGTTTTTAGTAAACTGCTTAAAGTAGTGTTAATGCAGGGCTGTTTTCTTGGTTACCTATTTGTACTAGAAATGTCAGTAAGCTATTGTCTTTTGTTTTAGCTTTGCGTTTTTCCCCATGCTTGCAGTAAACTTGCTATTTGAGGATTTCCTAAACAAAGAAATGATAGTTCAGAACGATAACATGGATTTGAAGTAACGTCTAAGTGGCTGTTTCATAGACGTGTCATTATAACCACAAGGTGTCATTATCGTGTTAAGGAGCTTCAGTTTTGACCATAGTCAATTATTCAGATTTCCCACACTGTCATTTATGGCTTTGGTACCCGTGGGAGTAAAACAGAATATAGGAATATAGAAAAGCCACTGGAGAGTCTTTGTATATAAAATCTTCAGCtaaatgctaaataaaaatgaattgaaGTCAATGTGCATCTTCAGTTtgtcttatattttatttatttcttaaccTGCACAGCAATCATATAGACTATAGATGCTGAAAAATACAAGTGAggagaaataaatgaaaatcaaGATTTTTGCAAAGATTAATGAAACATTTCATTCAATCTTTCCTTCTTCTGGGGCACCAGGAGCGTTAGAACCTGACAGAGGacatcaaaatgttttttttttttaatctccaaaAAGCCTTGATCATCTCTtcatattttctataaaacattGTCATCAttactgttaaagggttagttcacccaaaaatgaagattatgtcattaatgactcaccctcatgtcgttccaaacccgtaagacctcctttCTTCTTCGGAAcaaaatttaagatattttagacttagtccgagagctttctgtccctccattgaaagtgtttgtacggtagactgtccatgtccagaaaggtaataaaaacatcatcaaagtagtccatgtgacatcagtgggttagttagaatttgttgaagcatcgaaaatacattttggtccaaaaataaaaaaaaatacgactttattcagcattgtcttctcttccggaatcctttccattgaattgattccattgaatcctttcatctgttggtgttggtaatgcacttttacgtcactgtggttgtttttggcgattaggacatccgcgacatgcacacttacgcaccattaaaaaatatagcaataccaaaatacaaacaatgtagaatagcttgaatacagcgtgcgtctcccttagactgtaaacgaagctcggtgcaccagataacacgtcagcagcgtcactgcggagtagtgaaccacactccggagcagaagggggcagtaatgcaccaataagctggatgccaaccgccgtaaaacaggaaagaagaagaagcggagtcgtgaacgcgaattgacaacagacccggaagagaatacaatgctgaataaagtcgtagtttttgttatttttggaccaaaatgtattttcaatgcttcaaaatgtcgcggatgtcctaatcgccaaaaacaaccacggcgacagatgaaaggattcaatggaatcagttcaatggaaaggattccggaagagaagacaatgctgaataaagtcgtcgtttttgttatttttggaccaaaatgtattttcgatgcttcaaaaacttctaactaacccactgatgtcacatggactactttgatgatgtttttattacctttctggacatggacagtataccgtacatacattttaattggagggacagaaagctctcggactaaatctaaaatatcctaaactgtgttccgaagatgaacggaggttttacgggtttggaacgacatgagggtgagtcattaatgacataattttcatttttgggtgaactaaccctttaaaggattagttcggtttgaaatgaaaattaactcaagctttactctccctcaagccatcctaggtgtattcagttggataacggtcgccgccgctccgtatttacagagtacgcgcaATGTCACTGtacgaaagtgaaagtaaacgcgagcgcacattcaaacgcgatttcaataccccgcattttgaaagcggctcccggatgaatgcaaatatctctcaatatgaaagctactttaggctgggcagtgtagttgtaaccagctctgtatcaaagaaaaatttggtcttatttgcacttatatatatttaagaagttataaagtaaaatatctagcttccgccagaccaccttccgtattcaacttaggaagaaagcgCAACTGACGTTGCGTTAGTTAATcttttttcataagttgaatagggaaggcgtaagacgtagcgtaagctttttgaactgcgagagttttacactttcttctgAAGTTTTatatacggaaggcggtctggcggaagctagatattttactttataacttcttaaatatggatatttttcttatacaaatgcatcgcttcacttcaaaagtcctttattaaccccccagagctatgtggagtatgtttcactttagatggatgcactttcttgagctttatactcgttggtcccgttcactgccaatataaagctcagatgcatcagaatatttattaatataacttagattgtgttcatcagaaagaagaaagtcatatactcctaggatggcttgagggagagtaaagcttgggctaattttcatttgaaagtgaactaatcctttcatCTTATAATTCACACTAAAAAATTCACagtctaaaaaatgctgggttaaaaatctcaaatgctgggtttgtccatattatACCTCGGGCGGTACAGTGGAACACTAACAGGTTAAACATatcaataaatgttaatttccaacctattttgagttcattttaggcaagcaatatagtaatttttaaataatagttgagttaaataaaactatccatcaggttgggtcaaacatttaacccaactgctgggtttgttcattttttaacccagcatttttggAGTGTACAGTCAGATCATTTACGAactatattttgtatataaaatatattccattGAAACACTACCTTCCGTCTGTGGACAGCTCTGTAGTTCAGATGTGGAAGATGTGGGATCAATTCGTCCCTCAGGTACTGAAGAACCAGTGGGGAACCTACAGTATACGTACAGAAACCACTGTGGTTACATTCAATATCCCCTGAGAGATCTGTCTGGGATCACAGAAACTGAAACTAAGGGAGGGTTTCTGAGAATCTAAGACttttaaagaaacaaagaaGAAGACCTCCTGTCATAAGCAGATTGAAAATGAGCCTCACGTTGAGGAGTAGAATCTGCTCTCTTCTCCGTCCAGGATTCCGTGATATGTTCCGATCTCCATCTCCAGCTTCTTCCTGTTGTTGAGCAAGGTTTCATAGTCCCGACGCTGCTGCTCAATGTCCCCACGGACGTCTGTGAGCTCGGCCTCCAGCTTTCCGATAACAGAGCCCAGATTTTGGAGCTCAATATCATGCCAGTGTTTAGCATCTTTGAGGGCGTTCTCCAGGCCTCGTTTCTGCAGGAGTCATACATAGTTCAGTGAATTGAATATTGTTGTGCTTTATGATTTTTGCATCACACTTTGAGGAGGTTGTCCTACCAGAGCTCTAATAGACTCAGTCTCGGCCTGCAGACTCTGAATCTTGCACCCggcatcattgcattctgtctTCAGActctcaagctcctcttcttcTTGACTCAGCTtactgttcacactgtcagcCTGCTGTACAATCACACAGAGTGGTTTTCATCTTATGACAGGGATAATGTTTGGTCAGGTGGTCATTATCGCAAAATAAATCCCAACAAGGTGATAGGGACCCCAACGTGGTCctgaatgaaatattaatttgagttGAAATGATCTTTAACACTTTTCAATAAAGTTTTAtgttaacataaaataacaatgaacaatacttttgcAGCATTTATAAATTTTGGTTAATGCtacatatacttttttttttaaacaattccAGTAACAAATTATATGctatatttataattacactatctttcaaaagtttgggatcagtaagaattttttaatgtttctgaaagaagtcaATGAAAATTTCATTGTTACAatgaatatatgtatataaattacatgacaaaaattgtagtgAGTAATGTGatccattacattacacatttaaggtaatgtaatctgactacttttagattacttttgacctaatTCGTTTATCGCATTGATTCgaataggataatcttgtaccatgttgatacaaatttacaaagaaaaagaaaatatattcaacaacaacatgaagtgcattaaatattacattaagtcAGGGTTTCTCAGACTGGGGCTTGTGAAGGAATGGAGGGATTTAGTGAGTTTAATGAAAAGCTTTTATGTAattaatcataaaaatgtaacatttaaaataaataattaaaaaatataaagcaatcaaaataaaacacataccaaaaaagaaaaaaaatatttttgttacatGTCATGTGACCTTTAACTGCCATCAGAGAACCATgaacttaattttatttatttatttattttattttattattggcctaacttattaacttaaaatatcTGGAGGTTCGGCTGACAAAAAAGTTGGGGAATCCCTGCAttgcatgtaaatatgaaatgacGTTTTGTtttggatgcactttcttgagctttatACCCGTTGATCCCGctcattgccattataaagcttggatgcgtcaggatatttattaatatttctgcgattgtgttcatcagaaagaagaaagtcatatacacctaggatggcttgagggtgagtaaagcttgggctaattttcatttgaaagtgaactaatcctttcatttttggaatctgtttacgtaatccagattatatgtaatcagttactacccagcACTATATATAGAGGATGCATGATTCACATTCTATGGTTTACCTTGCACTCGAGGTAGGCATCAGTCTCAGCACGGTTCTTCTCAATGACCTTCTCCCAGTGGGAACGGATGAAAGCCAGAATCTGGTCCAGGCTGGTCTCAGTGGGAGCATCCGGCTCATCAACCTCACGCCCGGATATCTGCTTATAGAGCACTCTAACATCCTGTAGAAGAGCAACAAAAAAAGAACCTAATTTAACACTGAAACTCAAAGAGAATTCTATCATTGATCAGGTCTTATTTTACCTCCATGTGACTTTGCTCCAGATTCATCAGCTCATTCTTCATGCTGTCAATCTCATTCTCCAGGTCCATCCTAGTCAGGTTTGCGTCATCGATGACTTTGTACAGAGAGTTAATCTCCTCCTCCACTGCTTTACGAAAAGGCTGCTCATTCTCGTACCTACACAATCGTGCATAAAAACACACCATTTGCTGGAAATCTGTTGATGTAGAGtagctcctggag from Megalobrama amblycephala isolate DHTTF-2021 linkage group LG17, ASM1881202v1, whole genome shotgun sequence includes these protein-coding regions:
- the bfsp2 gene encoding phakinin isoform X1, with amino-acid sequence MPLPRRRSSFLGQAAAERPGGVGRVSGAGTSAPRGVFVGMAPTGGTSSLGARVSRRALGMSSVFLQSFRSNTFPVVTQPGDRGHQHNFESLNTSLLEYRDKVHALEQLNQQLEEQIRHCLERKAVSAGTWTGLKQDWEDVYLQVSDNILDNARLMLQTENVQATAEDFKDRYENEQPFRKAVEEEINSLYKVIDDANLTRMDLENEIDSMKNELMNLEQSHMEDVRVLYKQISGREVDEPDAPTETSLDQILAFIRSHWEKVIEKNRAETDAYLECKQADSVNSKLSQEEEELESLKTECNDAGCKIQSLQAETESIRALKRGLENALKDAKHWHDIELQNLGSVIGKLEAELTDVRGDIEQQRRDYETLLNNRKKLEMEIGTYHGILDGEESRFYSSTFPTGSSVPEGRIDPTSSTSELQSCPQTEGSNAPGAPEEGKIE
- the klhl18 gene encoding kelch-like protein 18, translating into MTMGDTIFEELEDLMHFSVADLPARGYAVMEEIRRQGKLCDVTLKVGEHKFSAHRIVLAASIPYFHAMFTNDMVECKQDEIVMQGMDPSALEALINFAYNGHIAIDQQNVQALLIGASFLQLQNVKDACCSFLQQRLHPKNCLGVRQFAETMMCTTLYDAANIFVHQHFVEVSLSEEFLALRPEEVFELVGCDELNIQAEEQVFEAVLAWVRHSREDREPRLPELLSKTRLPLCRPQFLADRVQQDELVRCCHKCRDLVDEAKDYHLMPERRPHLPAYKTRQRCCTSIAGLIYAVGGLNSAGDSLNVVEVFDPIGNCWERCQPMSTARSRVGVAVVNGLLYAIGGYDGQSRLRTVEVYNPETDTWTKVASMNTQRSAMGTVVVDGHIYVCGGYDGKSSLNSVECYSPETDRWTIVTEMSASRSAAGVTVFEGRIYVSGGHDGLQIFNTVEYYNQHTALWHPVAPMINKRCRHGAAAVGSNLYVAGGYDGSAFLSGAEVYSSITDQWSHLVAMNTRRSRISLVANCGRLYAVGGYDGQSNLSSLEMYDPEINRWTFMAPMVCHEGGVGVGCIPLQPT
- the bfsp2 gene encoding phakinin isoform X2; this encodes MPLPRRRSSFLGQAAAERPGGVGRVSGAGTSAPRGVFVGMAPTGGTSSLGARVSRRALGMSSVFLQSFRSNTFPVVTQPGDRGHQHNFESLNTSLLEYRDKVHALEQLNQQLEEQIRHCLERKAVSAGTWTGLKQDWEDVYLQVSDNILDNARLMLQTENVQATAEDFKDRYENEQPFRKAVEEEINSLYKVIDDANLTRMDLENEIDSMKNELMNLEQSHMEDVRVLYKQISGREVDEPDAPTETSLDQILAFIRSHWEKVIEKNRAETDAYLECKADSVNSKLSQEEEELESLKTECNDAGCKIQSLQAETESIRALKRGLENALKDAKHWHDIELQNLGSVIGKLEAELTDVRGDIEQQRRDYETLLNNRKKLEMEIGTYHGILDGEESRFYSSTFPTGSSVPEGRIDPTSSTSELQSCPQTEGSNAPGAPEEGKIE